The proteins below come from a single Thermoanaerobaculia bacterium genomic window:
- the lpxC gene encoding UDP-3-O-acyl-N-acetylglucosamine deacetylase produces the protein MRDQTTLRTPVSIEGVGLHTGHRVQATFRPAPEDHGIVFRREDHPAVVLPALPGSALGFDHATTLGCGAVQIGTVEHALSAAAGLGIDNLEVEVRGDELPILDGSALPFVRLFQAAGIERQHRPARVLAIERRGEIRRGDKSIAFRPGRGLTITYEIDFPHRAIGHQSMTIHVDPDAYASRIAPARTFGFMHEIHYLRERGLARGGTLQNAIVLDGQKILSGPLRFSDEFVRHKILDLLGDLALLGRPVEGRIHARKAGHALHAELVSELAGDALRPASAVAFHAEPSFAG, from the coding sequence ATGCGAGATCAGACGACGCTGCGGACGCCGGTATCGATCGAGGGAGTGGGACTGCACACGGGCCATCGCGTGCAGGCGACCTTCCGCCCCGCGCCCGAAGACCACGGGATCGTGTTTCGGCGCGAGGATCACCCCGCGGTCGTGCTTCCCGCGCTCCCGGGGAGCGCCCTCGGGTTCGATCACGCGACGACGCTCGGCTGCGGCGCCGTCCAGATCGGGACCGTCGAGCACGCCCTCTCCGCCGCGGCCGGGCTCGGCATCGACAACCTCGAGGTCGAGGTCCGCGGCGACGAGCTCCCGATCCTCGACGGGTCCGCGCTCCCGTTCGTGCGCCTCTTCCAGGCGGCCGGCATCGAGCGGCAGCACCGGCCGGCGCGCGTCCTCGCGATCGAGCGCCGGGGCGAGATCCGGCGAGGCGACAAGTCGATCGCCTTCCGGCCGGGGCGCGGGCTCACGATCACCTACGAGATCGATTTCCCGCACCGCGCGATCGGCCACCAGTCGATGACGATCCACGTCGATCCCGACGCGTACGCCTCGCGGATCGCGCCGGCACGGACCTTCGGGTTCATGCACGAAATCCACTACCTGCGCGAGCGGGGCCTCGCGCGCGGCGGGACGCTCCAGAACGCGATCGTCCTCGACGGCCAGAAGATCCTCTCCGGCCCGCTCCGCTTCTCGGACGAGTTCGTGCGGCACAAGATCCTCGACCTGCTCGGCGACCTCGCGCTCCTCGGCCGCCCCGTGGAAGGGCGGATTCACGCGCGCAAGGCCGGGCATGCGCTCCACGCGGAACTCGTGAGCGAGCTCGCGGGAGATGCGCTGCGGCCCGCCTCCGCCGTCGCGTTCCACGCCGAACCTTCCTTCGCCGGCTGA